From Bacillus oleivorans, the proteins below share one genomic window:
- a CDS encoding NAD(P)/FAD-dependent oxidoreductase, protein MKYEIVIIGAGISGITAAIELEKRKIKDVLIIEHQPSVGGFTKLFHKHAEFKKEKEIVEKAETLSYKILLKTTVLGLYPAASEPDYHQLFVQGPKTSDTIEAKKILIATGSLEKPREGNVIPGSRPSGVMTPYMAMNLLDKGINLGEHVVVFGDGRIAKSTAAKLKPGKNCTVFDHTYSLERIQGVSHISSIQVKNNETNRVENVTCDTLIFSNGRIASGFFLKGSEIEMVEDYKIVVDEEGRTQVPGVYAVGSCTTLGEDNHENSIELAKRIVKNLWV, encoded by the coding sequence ATGAAGTACGAAATTGTAATCATTGGTGCAGGGATATCAGGAATAACAGCTGCTATAGAATTAGAAAAAAGAAAAATAAAAGATGTACTCATTATTGAACATCAGCCAAGTGTAGGTGGCTTTACCAAGCTTTTTCACAAGCATGCTGAGTTTAAAAAGGAAAAAGAAATCGTTGAGAAAGCAGAAACTTTATCTTATAAGATATTGCTGAAAACAACGGTTTTAGGGTTATATCCAGCGGCATCTGAGCCGGATTACCATCAGCTTTTTGTCCAAGGTCCAAAAACCTCAGACACTATTGAGGCAAAAAAAATCCTAATTGCTACTGGTTCACTTGAAAAACCAAGGGAAGGAAATGTAATTCCGGGTTCAAGACCTTCAGGTGTGATGACTCCATATATGGCGATGAATCTACTAGATAAAGGAATAAATTTAGGCGAACATGTTGTTGTATTTGGCGATGGTCGTATTGCAAAAAGTACAGCAGCCAAATTAAAACCTGGTAAAAATTGTACCGTATTTGACCACACCTATTCACTTGAAAGAATTCAAGGGGTTAGTCACATATCTAGCATTCAAGTGAAAAATAACGAAACAAATCGGGTGGAAAACGTAACATGTGACACTCTAATTTTTAGTAATGGACGAATTGCCAGTGGATTCTTTTTAAAAGGGTCAGAAATTGAGATGGTAGAGGATTACAAAATTGTTGTAGATGAAGAGGGTCGAACCCAGGTCCCGGGCGTATATGCTGTTGGAAGCTGTACGACACTTGGTGAAGATAATCATGAGAACTCAATTGAATTAGCAAAAAGGATTGTAAAAAATTTATGGGTATAG
- a CDS encoding PTS system mannose/fructose/N-acetylgalactosamine-transporter subunit IIB codes for MGISFVRIDDRLIHGQVATTWVRNYNIEQVAVINDQLSKDPLQESVIKMAAPTGVYAVLIDINSFIAVAKKGFKKKTMLIFTNPTDVLKVVENGVELPFINVGGMKYREGRAKLTEAVSVTEEDMEAFKKLVEHGLDIEIQMVPSSEKQKITKFLGLNKSEGRNV; via the coding sequence ATGGGAATTTCATTTGTAAGAATCGATGATCGGCTAATCCATGGGCAAGTAGCTACCACATGGGTACGGAACTATAACATTGAACAAGTTGCAGTGATTAATGATCAATTAAGTAAGGATCCCTTACAGGAGTCAGTTATAAAAATGGCTGCCCCTACTGGTGTATATGCAGTCTTAATCGATATAAATTCTTTTATTGCTGTAGCCAAAAAAGGGTTTAAAAAGAAAACCATGCTGATTTTTACAAACCCAACCGATGTTTTAAAAGTTGTAGAAAATGGTGTTGAACTTCCATTTATAAATGTTGGAGGGATGAAGTATAGAGAAGGAAGAGCTAAATTAACTGAAGCGGTTTCCGTAACAGAGGAGGATATGGAAGCCTTTAAAAAACTAGTTGAACATGGATTAGATATAGAAATTCAAATGGTTCCTAGTTCTGAAAAACAAAAAATTACTAAATTCTTAGGATTGAATAAATCAGAGGGGAGAAATGTCTAA
- a CDS encoding CoxG family protein — translation MKLNSSFVLEAPREDVWEIFMDAEKLAGCLPGCENINALSETEYEADMVVKVQFMTIKFKANGSIKNPKPYEQFDVEMTGKPIALAGQFRNQMVVELVSLSETSTEVKYQMDMQMSGRLASLGEIIMKSTVTKNANEFAKNAQLLFV, via the coding sequence ATGAAGTTGAATAGCTCTTTTGTGTTAGAAGCTCCAAGGGAAGACGTATGGGAAATTTTTATGGATGCAGAAAAGTTAGCAGGCTGTCTCCCAGGGTGTGAAAATATAAATGCTTTAAGTGAGACAGAATATGAAGCGGATATGGTTGTGAAGGTTCAGTTTATGACCATCAAGTTTAAAGCCAACGGAAGCATAAAAAATCCAAAGCCTTACGAACAATTTGATGTTGAGATGACAGGAAAGCCAATCGCATTAGCCGGTCAATTTCGCAATCAAATGGTCGTTGAATTAGTAAGCCTCTCAGAAACTAGTACAGAGGTTAAATATCAGATGGACATGCAAATGTCTGGACGATTAGCATCACTTGGTGAAATTATCATGAAAAGTACAGTCACTAAAAATGCGAATGAATTTGCGAAAAATGCACAACTTTTATTCGTTTAA
- a CDS encoding MurR/RpiR family transcriptional regulator, which produces MGHTYESTQKDNSQSGNILVRLQNYMKAFTKSEIKVAETVMTETADVIYYSITDLAEKSNVGETTVLRFCRKIGFKGYQEFKLALAKDLVKPGGDHSSPEISEEDNLIEVAQKITASNAKAINDTLLLIDPKELEKVVSMVCSANQIHFYGVGTSGYTALDAKYKFLRVGFKVDTFIDPHMQSVAASTLTNGDLAIGFSVSGSTKDTIDSLKVAKNAGASIVCITNFAKSPITRIADGVLLTAAKELPLERGAMSSIISQLHIIDILWTAATLRFKDRSEIYKEKTAKSVIDKHY; this is translated from the coding sequence ATGGGTCACACTTATGAAAGTACACAAAAAGATAACTCACAGAGCGGAAATATTCTTGTTCGTTTGCAGAATTATATGAAGGCGTTTACAAAGTCCGAGATAAAAGTGGCGGAAACCGTAATGACTGAAACTGCAGATGTTATTTATTATTCAATAACTGATTTGGCTGAAAAATCTAATGTTGGTGAAACAACTGTTTTACGCTTTTGTAGAAAAATTGGATTCAAAGGATATCAGGAATTTAAGCTAGCTCTAGCAAAAGATCTTGTAAAACCGGGAGGAGATCATTCCTCACCAGAAATTTCTGAAGAAGACAACTTAATTGAAGTTGCACAAAAAATAACAGCCTCTAATGCCAAGGCCATTAATGACACCCTACTACTCATTGATCCAAAAGAGTTGGAGAAGGTTGTTTCAATGGTATGTTCTGCAAATCAGATCCATTTTTATGGTGTAGGAACTTCTGGATATACCGCATTAGACGCAAAGTATAAATTTCTACGAGTTGGATTTAAGGTTGATACCTTTATTGACCCTCATATGCAATCTGTAGCAGCTTCTACTCTAACTAATGGTGACCTAGCGATTGGATTTTCAGTTTCTGGAAGTACAAAAGATACGATAGATAGTTTGAAAGTTGCCAAAAACGCAGGGGCATCAATTGTTTGTATTACAAATTTTGCAAAGTCTCCAATTACTCGAATAGCGGACGGAGTTTTACTTACGGCTGCTAAAGAGTTACCTCTTGAAAGAGGAGCAATGTCCTCTATTATTTCACAATTACATATTATTGATATTTTATGGACTGCTGCAACATTGAGGTTTAAAGATAGGTCTGAAATTTACAAAGAAAAAACGGCAAAGTCGGTAATAGACAAACACTATTAA
- a CDS encoding APC family permease: MDNNQGFEYSYKQELKRTLKLFSSFAVAFSFISITTGIFTNYGFVLDTAGPAGIWAWPIVVVGHFIVAVIFAELAGRIPLSGYSYQWISRIANPGVGWISGWIAICFLIIVVPTVDYGLAPIFAEMIGLEPTKTVLLFIVIGTLVIQAIINIFGVKLATRINDTAVYTEVIGMVGIIVVLGIVVGIFGNADWSLVFSAGEATSGGGSYLGAFLMAALMGSYTLVGFEAAANLSEETLDASKNVPKAIMLSVALSGIIGTIFLVVVTASIPELGAVMDSANPIPYILQSTLGPVFSGIFLVLVIISIFACGLIIMASASRMIFAMARDDVFFGAKAFKKVNPKTSVPVNAVIFVLIFGIIAVLFLDSLTLLVGATAVLPALLYLLTVVSYTFKKKDLPDTGSFDLGKWRKPLQIFAILWLIFEIGILTVPSEFHSVAIVASILLAVGIIIYFTVFKKRIDSGEIGINKYTTSLEDLEKAE, from the coding sequence GTGGATAATAATCAAGGTTTTGAATATAGTTACAAGCAAGAATTAAAGAGAACATTGAAATTATTTAGTTCTTTTGCAGTAGCATTTTCATTTATTTCGATTACAACAGGGATTTTCACGAACTATGGATTCGTACTTGATACAGCAGGACCTGCAGGTATTTGGGCATGGCCGATTGTTGTGGTTGGTCACTTTATAGTTGCTGTTATATTCGCTGAACTTGCGGGCAGAATTCCACTAAGTGGATATTCCTATCAGTGGATTTCTAGAATAGCCAATCCAGGAGTTGGGTGGATATCTGGCTGGATAGCTATCTGTTTTCTTATTATCGTTGTTCCAACGGTTGACTATGGTTTAGCACCGATTTTTGCCGAAATGATAGGATTAGAACCAACGAAAACCGTATTACTATTTATCGTTATTGGAACACTTGTTATTCAAGCTATTATTAATATTTTTGGTGTGAAACTTGCGACTCGAATCAATGATACTGCCGTATATACAGAAGTAATCGGAATGGTTGGTATCATCGTTGTATTAGGAATTGTCGTAGGTATCTTTGGTAATGCTGACTGGAGCCTTGTATTTAGTGCTGGGGAAGCAACAAGTGGTGGTGGATCATATCTAGGTGCATTCTTGATGGCAGCACTAATGGGATCCTATACACTTGTAGGCTTTGAAGCAGCTGCTAATCTATCAGAAGAAACACTTGATGCAAGTAAAAATGTACCGAAAGCAATCATGCTATCAGTAGCGTTAAGCGGAATAATTGGAACTATCTTCTTAGTAGTCGTTACTGCATCCATACCAGAATTAGGCGCTGTAATGGACTCCGCAAATCCAATACCATACATTCTACAAAGCACCTTAGGCCCAGTCTTCTCAGGAATATTCCTTGTTCTAGTTATTATTTCAATCTTTGCGTGTGGTCTAATCATTATGGCTTCCGCATCTCGAATGATTTTTGCAATGGCACGTGATGACGTTTTCTTTGGAGCAAAAGCTTTCAAGAAGGTTAATCCAAAAACAAGCGTTCCTGTCAATGCGGTTATTTTCGTTTTAATTTTCGGAATTATCGCAGTACTCTTCCTTGACTCACTTACTTTGCTAGTTGGGGCGACTGCTGTACTTCCTGCTTTACTTTATTTATTAACCGTCGTATCCTATACCTTCAAAAAGAAGGACTTACCAGATACAGGATCCTTTGACTTAGGAAAATGGAGAAAACCGCTGCAAATTTTCGCAATACTCTGGTTAATCTTTGAGATCGGTATTTTGACCGTCCCATCCGAATTTCATAGTGTTGCGATCGTGGCATCCATTTTATTAGCAGTGGGAATCATCATTTACTTCACTGTCTTTAAGAAGAGAATTGACTCAGGAGAAATCGGAATTAACAAATACACTACTAGCTTAGAGGATTTAGAAAAAGCAGAGTAA
- a CDS encoding PTS sugar transporter subunit IIA has translation MSTIGLIIATHGGLAEGLKSAIQLIMGPQDNLRTIGLQPGKDIQDMKHAIKEKIIELNQYNHVFIMSDLFGGTPSNSTTLVQKEFQHKVRHLTGVNLPMLIQFYTSTTDDPDQLAEEIIHVSKDSVQVVTGKVQNEEFQLE, from the coding sequence ATGAGTACAATTGGTTTGATCATTGCAACGCATGGGGGATTAGCAGAGGGACTAAAATCTGCGATTCAGTTAATAATGGGTCCTCAAGATAATTTACGTACGATTGGTCTGCAACCTGGAAAAGATATACAGGATATGAAGCATGCTATTAAAGAAAAAATAATCGAACTAAACCAATATAATCATGTATTCATCATGAGTGATTTATTTGGTGGGACCCCCAGTAACTCAACAACCCTAGTACAAAAAGAATTCCAACATAAAGTTCGACATCTCACCGGAGTCAATCTCCCCATGTTAATTCAATTTTATACCTCTACTACCGATGATCCAGATCAATTAGCTGAAGAAATCATTCATGTAAGTAAAGACAGTGTTCAAGTTGTAACAGGTAAAGTTCAAAACGAAGAGTTTCAATTGGAGTAG
- a CDS encoding DeoR/GlpR family DNA-binding transcription regulator: MFQDERHEQIMKELTHNQSVKIIDLCKKFDVTRETIRRDLQEMENRGLLKRVHGGAILSRTNVEPTYSKRSQINLKEKEVIAQRAAEHVEDGDSLYLDIGTTTQLMPKYLQGKKNLTVITNGLLTAFELSKLPNIKVILSGGELRSGELSLSGPISINSLEALYIDKAFIGIGGITAQSGITDFHIDESQIRKTMIENASEVFALGDFSKFGVRAFTKVCDFKDITVLITDNKAPRDILSELEKFKLQIEVL, encoded by the coding sequence ATGTTTCAAGACGAACGACATGAACAAATCATGAAAGAACTTACTCATAATCAATCAGTTAAAATAATTGATTTATGTAAAAAGTTTGACGTAACGAGAGAAACCATCCGTAGAGATTTGCAAGAGATGGAAAATAGGGGGTTGTTAAAAAGAGTTCATGGTGGTGCCATTTTATCACGAACAAATGTGGAACCAACCTACTCGAAGCGAAGTCAAATCAATCTTAAGGAAAAGGAGGTGATAGCCCAGAGAGCGGCCGAACATGTTGAAGATGGTGATTCTTTATATCTTGATATCGGTACAACTACACAGCTTATGCCCAAGTATTTGCAGGGGAAGAAAAATCTCACAGTTATTACAAATGGACTTTTGACAGCTTTTGAGTTGTCTAAGTTACCAAATATTAAAGTGATTTTAAGTGGTGGCGAGCTGCGCAGCGGGGAACTATCGTTATCAGGGCCTATTTCAATCAATAGCTTGGAAGCGCTTTATATTGATAAAGCTTTTATTGGAATAGGGGGAATTACGGCTCAATCAGGTATTACAGATTTTCACATCGATGAATCACAAATTAGAAAAACAATGATCGAAAATGCATCTGAAGTATTTGCATTAGGGGATTTTTCAAAATTTGGAGTTCGAGCTTTTACGAAGGTATGTGACTTTAAAGACATTACCGTACTTATTACAGATAATAAAGCACCCAGAGATATTCTTTCTGAATTGGAAAAATTTAAGTTACAAATAGAAGTTTTGTAA
- a CDS encoding beta-N-acetylglucosaminidase domain-containing protein yields the protein MFNHSKFTRLFICVMLLIPLAISSTTFNQGSVHAKSEQNSLETSVISEVEKIIPTPQEVQYSESFLEIYTSNQFTAAIMLGEDSPPEDLAGAEFLQNGIERLVGHKIPILTVGDDISSYTTIISIGSVESNSFNKEMVSSHNLSIPENREGYIIHNVKENIKGKTENLNSKEDLGAQGKAFKNIVIVAGNQNIGSYYGSTSLAQMLKKSGEKVLLRGVTVRDWPDMEMRAIKDINNIEGFFSFDDGMDWMKFLPSTKMNMFSLCYTHLTESGWRNPSADYLNAVNEMANYSRDTGLIQFQHELNPGYTGGLPENDEEVTQLINLFKVSLDAGGESIMLAFDDQGSTDPSSHSELANTIYNTLQEDYDFTMVTVPEPYHFGYGNIISYLKEYTENLNPNIDVVWTGNELWSHFTTPEHVETWMSYTDPSYTKPPFYWHNDPVLDLTRSFTGWQQDLYYFEDHRVPFHGVDLTSGQYIWEEMQEYTSSGVIENIFRSTTAHQIYAIELADWMWNPDAYENNENTFLRAKRYYDTLIANPAHLKKATASSEFRYPYGPERAVDGITSRDNVENAWATASGVSTIDSWWKVDLGLVREMKGVRVKYREFEGKAYMVPKSVTVQVSDDNQNWRTVIEKSDHVPNEGDIYKSNPYSYEFQTNARYIRLLFEDGGFNSLIELSEFEVIE from the coding sequence ATGTTTAATCATTCAAAATTCACAAGACTATTTATTTGTGTAATGCTACTTATTCCTTTGGCCATTTCCAGTACAACGTTTAATCAAGGTAGTGTTCATGCCAAATCGGAACAAAATAGCCTTGAAACTAGCGTTATAAGTGAGGTCGAAAAAATTATCCCAACCCCGCAGGAGGTTCAATATTCTGAGAGTTTCCTTGAGATTTATACGAGCAATCAATTTACTGCCGCTATAATGCTTGGAGAAGATTCCCCACCAGAAGACTTAGCGGGGGCTGAGTTCCTTCAGAATGGTATTGAAAGATTAGTAGGTCATAAAATTCCTATTTTAACGGTTGGGGATGATATTTCTAGCTATACCACAATCATCTCAATCGGATCTGTTGAATCGAATAGTTTTAATAAAGAAATGGTCTCCTCACACAATCTATCGATTCCAGAAAATAGGGAAGGATATATCATTCATAATGTGAAGGAAAATATAAAAGGAAAAACAGAAAACCTAAATAGTAAGGAAGATTTAGGGGCACAAGGAAAGGCATTCAAAAATATAGTGATTGTTGCTGGTAATCAAAATATTGGAAGTTATTATGGATCCACTAGTTTAGCACAAATGTTAAAGAAAAGTGGAGAAAAGGTTTTATTAAGAGGTGTTACTGTAAGAGACTGGCCTGATATGGAAATGAGAGCCATAAAAGATATTAACAACATTGAAGGCTTCTTTTCTTTCGATGATGGAATGGATTGGATGAAATTCTTACCTAGCACGAAAATGAACATGTTTAGCTTGTGTTATACACACTTAACTGAAAGTGGATGGAGGAATCCATCTGCTGATTACCTTAATGCAGTAAATGAAATGGCTAATTATTCACGTGATACCGGGTTAATTCAATTCCAACATGAATTAAATCCCGGTTATACCGGTGGGCTTCCAGAAAATGATGAAGAGGTTACCCAGTTGATAAACTTATTTAAAGTTTCCTTAGATGCTGGAGGGGAAAGTATCATGTTAGCCTTTGATGACCAAGGGAGTACGGACCCATCTTCACACAGTGAACTAGCCAATACTATATATAACACGCTCCAAGAGGATTACGATTTTACCATGGTTACCGTTCCTGAACCATATCATTTTGGCTATGGAAATATTATTTCCTACCTTAAAGAATACACTGAAAATTTAAATCCAAATATTGATGTTGTATGGACAGGAAACGAATTATGGTCACATTTCACGACTCCGGAACATGTAGAAACATGGATGAGTTATACAGATCCGTCGTATACAAAGCCACCTTTTTATTGGCATAACGATCCAGTTTTAGATTTAACAAGATCATTTACTGGATGGCAACAAGATTTATATTACTTTGAAGATCATCGAGTTCCATTTCATGGGGTCGATTTAACGAGTGGTCAGTATATTTGGGAAGAGATGCAAGAGTATACATCTAGTGGAGTTATCGAAAATATTTTTAGAAGTACTACTGCTCACCAAATCTACGCAATTGAATTAGCCGATTGGATGTGGAATCCAGATGCATATGAAAACAATGAAAATACATTCTTAAGAGCAAAGAGATATTATGACACATTAATTGCGAATCCTGCCCATTTGAAAAAAGCAACTGCATCTTCAGAATTCAGGTATCCATACGGACCAGAACGAGCTGTTGATGGAATTACAAGCCGAGATAATGTTGAAAATGCTTGGGCCACAGCATCTGGTGTTTCTACAATTGATTCCTGGTGGAAAGTAGACTTAGGATTGGTACGGGAAATGAAGGGAGTACGAGTAAAATATAGAGAGTTTGAAGGGAAGGCATACATGGTTCCTAAAAGTGTGACTGTTCAAGTAAGTGATGATAATCAGAACTGGAGAACAGTTATCGAAAAATCAGATCATGTCCCGAATGAAGGAGATATATACAAATCGAACCCATACTCCTATGAATTCCAAACAAATGCACGGTATATTAGGCTTTTATTTGAAGATGGAGGGTTCAACAGTTTGATAGAGTTATCAGAATTTGAAGTTATCGAGTAA
- a CDS encoding FGGY family carbohydrate kinase, with translation MVKEFVLAIDQGTTGTKALLVDENTNIESIAYEKHTQYYPKSGWVEHDPAEIWEKVKACVQAVLKEANISPRQIKSIGIANQGETVMAWDKQTGMPIGKAIVWSCNRSSAIAEDWSNDGNWNQKVKQKTGLMIDSYFSATKIKWLMENSQSTKEAISQERILFGTMDSWLIWKITSGASHKTDPSTASRTLMYNIETNHWDDEILAYLDIKEEWLPEVTATVSDFGMSNPASFIGIEAPIKVSLVDQPASLFGHLCVNKGESKCTYGTGCFTYINVGNERPKTNDGNTLTSIVWEKDGQKTFALDGAVYSAGSSINWSIDSVKLSENLDELKGWSAEWLEHITELDHDLLFVPSLGGLASPYWNSEAKGIWLGFSYSTTNKELTRAVLEGIAHRVADTIEMLSSESNTDITSLRVDGGLTSNDYLMQFQANILGIPVEVTKVKDTTAMGVAYLLGEDLKWWDTEELSKSLTVYKVFQPNIDKKTQQQLRKNWTKAIKLLNEYYVS, from the coding sequence GTGGTAAAGGAATTTGTGTTAGCAATTGATCAAGGAACAACTGGTACAAAAGCACTTTTAGTAGATGAGAATACCAATATTGAATCAATTGCTTATGAAAAGCATACACAATATTATCCTAAATCAGGTTGGGTCGAGCATGACCCAGCCGAAATTTGGGAGAAGGTCAAGGCATGTGTTCAAGCTGTATTAAAAGAGGCAAATATTTCACCTAGACAAATCAAATCGATTGGGATTGCGAATCAAGGAGAAACAGTTATGGCCTGGGATAAGCAAACAGGTATGCCTATTGGTAAAGCGATCGTTTGGTCTTGTAACCGTTCATCAGCTATTGCAGAGGATTGGAGTAATGATGGAAATTGGAATCAGAAAGTCAAACAAAAAACTGGATTAATGATAGATTCCTATTTTTCAGCTACGAAAATTAAATGGTTAATGGAAAATTCTCAGTCTACGAAAGAGGCTATTAGTCAAGAACGTATTTTATTTGGTACCATGGATAGCTGGCTCATTTGGAAAATAACATCAGGTGCTTCTCACAAAACAGATCCTTCCACAGCATCTAGAACATTAATGTACAACATCGAAACGAATCATTGGGATGATGAAATTTTAGCCTATCTTGACATAAAAGAAGAGTGGTTGCCCGAAGTTACAGCTACTGTTAGCGATTTTGGCATGAGCAATCCAGCATCCTTTATAGGGATAGAAGCTCCTATCAAAGTTAGTCTTGTCGATCAGCCAGCATCATTATTTGGACATCTTTGTGTGAATAAAGGTGAATCAAAATGTACGTATGGCACAGGTTGTTTTACCTATATTAATGTTGGTAACGAGAGACCGAAAACAAATGATGGAAATACCCTAACTTCAATTGTATGGGAAAAAGATGGCCAAAAAACATTTGCTCTTGATGGGGCGGTCTATTCGGCTGGCTCATCAATCAACTGGTCTATTGATTCCGTCAAGCTAAGCGAAAACTTAGATGAATTAAAAGGTTGGTCAGCAGAGTGGTTAGAACATATTACTGAACTTGATCATGATCTATTATTTGTTCCATCCTTAGGAGGATTAGCTTCACCCTATTGGAATTCAGAAGCCAAGGGTATTTGGTTAGGTTTTTCTTATAGTACGACAAATAAAGAGCTAACCCGTGCGGTCCTGGAAGGTATAGCCCACCGAGTTGCTGATACAATCGAAATGTTATCTTCAGAATCCAATACGGATATTACATCCCTAAGAGTTGACGGTGGTTTAACAAGCAATGACTACCTCATGCAATTTCAAGCCAACATTTTAGGGATACCAGTAGAAGTGACAAAAGTAAAAGATACTACCGCAATGGGAGTAGCCTATTTATTAGGAGAAGATCTCAAATGGTGGGATACAGAAGAATTATCAAAGTCATTGACCGTATATAAAGTCTTCCAACCCAACATCGACAAAAAAACCCAACAACAACTACGAAAAAACTGGACAAAAGCTATTAAATTACTCAATGAATATTATGTAAGCTAG
- a CDS encoding NAD(P)/FAD-dependent oxidoreductase: MNTRDVVVIGGGVVGTAILKELAIYDLKCTLLEKQPDVCEGTSKANSGIIHTGFDAKPGSIEAECLRISRNEWPSAIENLKIPFIPCGATMVATSEEEADIIKNKYIPNAEANGVQVQWIEKEEVLEANPGLTENVLGGLLIPGEAVADPFWATRAFAEISVLNGAEVKLNSGVIDIQPTSDDLFEITTESGEKIVTRYIVNAAGLWSDEIAKMVGDTSFEITPRKGQFVLTEEEVSISQIILPVPTAKSKGTLVSPVVFGGFLLGPTAEDQKDKWDRSTTEEGIQYVKEQCDKLVPGVSAYPSIRQFSGVRAVCSEGDFVIRPATTNKHLVHAAGIRSTGLSASLGIAKLIIKELEKVGLEFVEKENYETELPELFGDDEENGEIICLCRSITKREIVDALKRPVPANTIDAVKRRTGAILGECQGNCCIPKIIDLIKEHTDNVKIEKGLQGSYLGSRGK, translated from the coding sequence ATGAATACAAGGGATGTCGTTGTTATTGGTGGTGGAGTTGTTGGAACCGCCATCTTAAAGGAACTAGCCATATATGATTTAAAATGCACTCTGCTTGAAAAACAACCAGACGTTTGTGAAGGAACTAGCAAAGCAAACAGTGGTATTATCCATACTGGCTTTGATGCAAAGCCGGGATCGATTGAGGCAGAGTGTTTAAGAATATCTCGAAATGAATGGCCGTCAGCCATTGAAAATTTGAAAATACCATTTATACCATGTGGTGCTACTATGGTTGCCACAAGTGAAGAAGAAGCAGATATTATCAAAAATAAGTACATACCAAATGCCGAAGCAAACGGAGTACAAGTGCAGTGGATCGAAAAAGAGGAAGTGCTAGAGGCCAACCCTGGATTAACTGAAAATGTACTTGGGGGGCTTTTAATTCCTGGGGAAGCTGTTGCTGATCCCTTTTGGGCTACAAGAGCCTTTGCTGAAATTAGCGTGTTAAATGGAGCAGAAGTGAAGCTAAATTCTGGTGTAATAGATATTCAGCCAACAAGTGATGACCTTTTTGAAATTACCACTGAAAGCGGAGAAAAGATTGTCACACGCTACATTGTCAATGCAGCAGGATTATGGTCTGATGAAATTGCCAAAATGGTTGGAGATACGAGCTTTGAAATCACACCGCGAAAAGGACAGTTTGTCTTAACGGAAGAGGAGGTGTCGATCTCTCAGATCATTCTTCCTGTACCAACAGCTAAGTCAAAAGGAACCTTGGTATCCCCTGTTGTATTTGGAGGATTCTTGTTAGGACCTACTGCTGAGGATCAAAAAGATAAGTGGGATAGATCAACAACAGAAGAGGGGATTCAATATGTTAAAGAGCAATGCGACAAGTTGGTTCCTGGTGTTTCCGCATATCCAAGTATTAGACAATTCTCGGGTGTAAGAGCAGTCTGCAGTGAAGGTGATTTTGTCATCCGACCTGCAACGACTAATAAACATTTAGTTCATGCAGCTGGAATCCGTTCAACTGGGCTATCTGCTTCACTAGGGATTGCCAAACTAATCATAAAGGAGTTAGAAAAGGTCGGGCTAGAATTTGTTGAGAAAGAAAATTATGAAACAGAATTACCAGAGTTATTTGGTGATGATGAAGAAAATGGGGAGATCATCTGTCTTTGTCGCTCCATCACAAAGAGAGAAATTGTTGATGCTCTAAAGAGACCCGTTCCTGCAAATACAATAGATGCCGTGAAAAGACGAACAGGTGCAATTTTAGGGGAATGTCAGGGTAATTGTTGTATTCCAAAGATTATCGATTTAATAAAGGAACATACCGATAACGTTAAAATAGAAAAGGGACTTCAAGGATCTTATTTAGGTAGTAGGGGGAAATAA